From Coffea arabica cultivar ET-39 chromosome 10e, Coffea Arabica ET-39 HiFi, whole genome shotgun sequence, one genomic window encodes:
- the LOC113712998 gene encoding carboxypeptidase SOL1-like isoform X2 — translation MKEKMKLIVVNLSLLFLSLHLSSLFHFAIAKGGLISSNFSGLGDSSYVGSARHLFEEKKFSMQEHIKRLNKLAEGYMSNAELEKAIKEFNRRCSSISRVYSIGESALGVPLWVIEISDKPGKDEPEPAFKFIGNVHGDEPVGRELLLHLANWLCDNYMQHPLATLIVNNVHLHILPSLNPDGFQSRLRGNANNVDLNRDFPDQFFHMNDDLGMRQPETKAIMSWLEKIHFTASVTLHGGALVANYPWDGTSDEKYPIYGGMQDWNYIYAGCFELTLEISDDKWPNASEIPVLWEFNRMSMLNLVASLVKTGIHGRIFSSDYGSPLAASISIKGINSTIKAGKVFADYHRLLTPGEKYEVVASMPGYKSKSTRIILGEEASTVDFILDPVVAARDDSLPSRCDCSFEKREQKLIELLPGQHSEILIVVILILLFLCFLMKRRVILNYLRPKQMAGQKRPLVV, via the exons atgaaagaaaaaatgaagctgATCGTCGTCaatctctctcttctctttctctctctgcaTTTGTCCTCTCTATTTCATTTCGCCATCGCTAAAGGCGGCCTTATCAGCTCTAATTTCTCAG GTTTGGGCGATAGTAGCTATGTCGGTTCAGCAAGGCATTTGTTTGAGGAAAAGAAGTTCTCAATGCAAGAGCATATCAAAAGACT TAACAAATTGGCTGAAGGGTACATGAGTAATGCTGAGCTTGAGAAGGCCATCAAGGAATTTAACCGTAGGTGTAGTAGCATATCTAGAGTCTACAG TATTGGTGAGAGTGCCTTAGGAGTTCCACTG TGGGTAATCGAAATCTCTGACAAGCCGGGCAAGGACGAACCTGAACCTGCTttcaag TTCATTGGGAATGTGCATGGGGATGAACCTGTTGGTCGTGAGCTTCTCTTACATCTAGCAAATTGGCTTTGTGACAACTATATGCAGCACCCTTTG GCTACTTTGATTGTGAATAATGTTCACCTTCACATACTTCCATCCCTTAATCCGGATGGGTTTCAATCAAGATTGCGTGGGAATGCAAACAATGTAGACCTAAATCGTGATTTTCCAGACCAG TTCTTTCACATGAACGATGACCTGGGCATGCGACAACCTGAAACAAAAGCAATTATGAGTTGGTTGGAAAAGATCCATTTCACAGCATCTGTCACTCTGCATGGG GGAGCACTTGTTGCTAATTATCCATGGGATGGAACTTCAGATGAAAA GTATCCTATATATGGTGGGATGCAAGATTGGAATTATATATATGCTGGCTGTTTTGAATTGACTTTGGAGATTAGTGATGATAAGTGGCCTAATGCAAGTGAG ATTCCTGTTCTTTGGGAGTTTAACAGAATGAGCATGCTAAACCTTGTTGCAAGTCTCGTAAAG ACAGGAATACATGGAAGGATCTTCTCATCAGATTATGGAAGCCCTTTGGCAGCCTCAATATCTATCAAGGGAATAAATTCCACG ATCAAAGCTGGCAAAGTGTTTGCTGATTATCATCGTTTGCTGACTCCTGGAGAGAAATACGAAG TTGTCGCATCGATGCCCGGTTACAAGTCCAAGAGTACACGTATCATATTGGGAGAAGAAGCAAGTACAGTAGACTTTATTCTTGATCCGGTAGTTGCTGCCAGAGATGATTCACTGCCAAGCAGGTGTGACTGCAGCTTTGAGAAGAGAGAGCAGAAACTCATTGAGCTTTTGCCTGGGCAGCATTCAGAAATTTTGATCGTTGTAATTCTAATTCTACTATTCCTCTGCTTTTTGATGAAGAGGAGAGTAATATTGAATTATTTGAGACCAAAACAGATGGCAGGGCAAAAGCGGCCCCTTGTTGTATGA
- the LOC113712998 gene encoding carboxypeptidase SOL1-like isoform X1 codes for MKEKMKLIVVNLSLLFLSLHLSSLFHFAIAKGGLISSNFSGLGDSSYVGSARHLFEEKKFSMQEHIKRLNKLAEGYMSNAELEKAIKEFNRRCSSISRVYSIGESALGVPLWVIEISDKPGKDEPEPAFKFIGNVHGDEPVGRELLLHLANWLCDNYMQHPLATLIVNNVHLHILPSLNPDGFQSRLRGNANNVDLNRDFPDQFFHMNDDLGMRQPETKAIMSWLEKIHFTASVTLHGGALVANYPWDGTSDEKKYYYACPDDKTFRFMASLYSNSHHNMSLSKEFPGGITNGAMWYPIYGGMQDWNYIYAGCFELTLEISDDKWPNASEIPVLWEFNRMSMLNLVASLVKTGIHGRIFSSDYGSPLAASISIKGINSTIKAGKVFADYHRLLTPGEKYEVVASMPGYKSKSTRIILGEEASTVDFILDPVVAARDDSLPSRCDCSFEKREQKLIELLPGQHSEILIVVILILLFLCFLMKRRVILNYLRPKQMAGQKRPLVV; via the exons atgaaagaaaaaatgaagctgATCGTCGTCaatctctctcttctctttctctctctgcaTTTGTCCTCTCTATTTCATTTCGCCATCGCTAAAGGCGGCCTTATCAGCTCTAATTTCTCAG GTTTGGGCGATAGTAGCTATGTCGGTTCAGCAAGGCATTTGTTTGAGGAAAAGAAGTTCTCAATGCAAGAGCATATCAAAAGACT TAACAAATTGGCTGAAGGGTACATGAGTAATGCTGAGCTTGAGAAGGCCATCAAGGAATTTAACCGTAGGTGTAGTAGCATATCTAGAGTCTACAG TATTGGTGAGAGTGCCTTAGGAGTTCCACTG TGGGTAATCGAAATCTCTGACAAGCCGGGCAAGGACGAACCTGAACCTGCTttcaag TTCATTGGGAATGTGCATGGGGATGAACCTGTTGGTCGTGAGCTTCTCTTACATCTAGCAAATTGGCTTTGTGACAACTATATGCAGCACCCTTTG GCTACTTTGATTGTGAATAATGTTCACCTTCACATACTTCCATCCCTTAATCCGGATGGGTTTCAATCAAGATTGCGTGGGAATGCAAACAATGTAGACCTAAATCGTGATTTTCCAGACCAG TTCTTTCACATGAACGATGACCTGGGCATGCGACAACCTGAAACAAAAGCAATTATGAGTTGGTTGGAAAAGATCCATTTCACAGCATCTGTCACTCTGCATGGG GGAGCACTTGTTGCTAATTATCCATGGGATGGAACTTCAGATGAAAA GAAGTATTACTATGCATGCCCTGATGACAAAACATTCAGATTCATGGCAAGTTTATACAGTAATTCACACCATAATATGTCCTTAAGCAAGGAGTTTCCTGGGGGAATAACGAATGGAGCTATGTG GTATCCTATATATGGTGGGATGCAAGATTGGAATTATATATATGCTGGCTGTTTTGAATTGACTTTGGAGATTAGTGATGATAAGTGGCCTAATGCAAGTGAG ATTCCTGTTCTTTGGGAGTTTAACAGAATGAGCATGCTAAACCTTGTTGCAAGTCTCGTAAAG ACAGGAATACATGGAAGGATCTTCTCATCAGATTATGGAAGCCCTTTGGCAGCCTCAATATCTATCAAGGGAATAAATTCCACG ATCAAAGCTGGCAAAGTGTTTGCTGATTATCATCGTTTGCTGACTCCTGGAGAGAAATACGAAG TTGTCGCATCGATGCCCGGTTACAAGTCCAAGAGTACACGTATCATATTGGGAGAAGAAGCAAGTACAGTAGACTTTATTCTTGATCCGGTAGTTGCTGCCAGAGATGATTCACTGCCAAGCAGGTGTGACTGCAGCTTTGAGAAGAGAGAGCAGAAACTCATTGAGCTTTTGCCTGGGCAGCATTCAGAAATTTTGATCGTTGTAATTCTAATTCTACTATTCCTCTGCTTTTTGATGAAGAGGAGAGTAATATTGAATTATTTGAGACCAAAACAGATGGCAGGGCAAAAGCGGCCCCTTGTTGTATGA